One window from the genome of Eucalyptus grandis isolate ANBG69807.140 chromosome 7, ASM1654582v1, whole genome shotgun sequence encodes:
- the LOC104454413 gene encoding non-classical arabinogalactan protein 30 codes for MAYTKLTIMLSSLIILQLVSISSASATNKTVPKAVEVVVEGMVFCQSCKYFGTWSLDEAKPVGSAKVSVVCKNYKNRVTYYKTFQTEASGYFYAELKGYEMSNPILDHPLHACHVKLVSSPLEGCNLLSNINYGMYGGPLRYEDKTLYRKEYEVVVYAAGPLAFRPSYCPPEETHA; via the coding sequence ATGGCCTACACCAAGCTCACCATCATGCTGTCCTCCCTCATCATCCTCCAGCTAGTGTCAATCTCCTCGGCATCGGCGACTAACAAGACCGTCCCCAAGGCCGTGGAGGTCGTCGTGGAGGGCATGGTCTTCTGCCAGAGCTGCAAGTACTTCGGCACGTGGTCCCTGGACGAGGCGAAGCCCGTTGGCTCCGCCAAGGTCAGCGTCGTCTGCAAGAACTACAAGAACCGCGTCACCTACTACAAGACCTTCCAGACCGAGGCGAGCGGCTACTTCTACGCCGAGCTCAAGGGCTATGAGATGAGCAACCCCATCCTGGACCACCCGCTCCACGCTTGCCACGTCAAGCTCGTCTCGTCGCCCCTCGAGGGATGCAACCTTTTGTCCAACATCAACTACGGGATGTACGGGGGCCCGCTCCGCTATGAGGACAAGACGCTGTACAGGAAGGAGTACGAGGTGGTCGTCTATGCCGCGGGGCCATTGGCTTTCCGCCCCTCGTATTGCCCTCCGGAAGAGACGCACGCTTGA
- the LOC104454414 gene encoding uncharacterized protein At3g28850, which produces MWPLRRINSSPSSTRSRSRSFSCSSFKDIQDLCTEEAKPETGSRPEPPRSPSIFHRVRISSWAHRNSAPSSPTTRHHYLSSPPSSPKPKHRLGSSDKDKPAIVVYFTSLRVVRKTFEDCRAVRSILRGLHVPVDERDLSMDSRFVAEVQGILGRRRLYLPCVLVGGRLLGGAEEVRKLHESGELRALVAGGASPAVGRGACGACGGLRYVVCERCSGSRKIYSDKQGFKSCKACNVNGLIRCPSCSSY; this is translated from the coding sequence ATGTGGCCACTCAGGAGGATCAACAGCTCACCATCATCAACCAGATCAAGGTCAAGGAGCTTCTCTTGCTCGTCCTTCAAGGACATCCAGGACCTCTGCACCGAAGAGGCCAAGCCCGAAACTGGATCCAGACCCGAGCCCCCCAGGAGCCCCTCCATTTTCCACCGGGTCCGGATCTCCAGCTGGGCCCACCGCAATTCCGCCCCGTCGTCGCCCACCACCCGCCACCACTACCTCTCCTCCCCTCCCTCGTCTCCCAAGCCCAAACACCGCCTCGGCTCCTCCGACAAGGATAAGCCCGCCATCGTAGTCTACTTCACCAGCCTCCGCGTGGTCCGCAAGACCTTCGAGGACTGCCGCGCCGTCCGGTCCATCCTCCGCGGCCTCCACGTCCCCGTGGACGAGCGCGACCTGTCGATGGACTCCAGGTTCGTGGCGGAGGTGCAGGGCATCCTGGGCCGCAGGAGGCTGTACCTCCCCTGCGTCCTAGTGGGCGGGCGGCTCCTGGGCGGGGCGGAGGAGGTCCGGAAGCTGCACGAGAGCGGGGAGCTGAGGGCGCTGGTCGCCGGCGGCGCGTCCCCGGCGGTGGGGCGCGGCGCCTGCGGCGCCTGCGGAGGGCTGAGGTACGTGGTGTGCGAGCGGTGCAGCGGGAGCCGCAAGATCTACTCGGACAAGCAGGGGTTCAAGAGCTGCAAGGCCTGCAACGTGAACGGCCTCATCAGATGCCCCTCTTGCTCCTCTTACTGA
- the LOC104455910 gene encoding LOW QUALITY PROTEIN: probable inactive receptor-like protein kinase At3g56050 (The sequence of the model RefSeq protein was modified relative to this genomic sequence to represent the inferred CDS: inserted 1 base in 1 codon; deleted 2 bases in 1 codon), giving the protein MRHSGQANRWQDPARVGFLLVVFTLCQSLGACRCLNEEGLALLRVRDKVVSDPFGALRNWKEDDGEIDPCSWFGVECSDGKVVALNLRDLCLGGTLAPEIGNLVHIKAINLRNNTFSGVIPEAIGELKELEVLDLGYNNFSGPLPYKLGNNFSLAILLVDNNELLTASSPEIQEFTLASESQVDENLLSIAANKLACKMRCNAWKVEQTSNVIHSRVLTVTLGSPQRRHGYHPFHRQHLTKKVACHRNHQDKKSDPDPHPAPTPSPPTNSSASPAPELTNISPPPKAKSSHPAIIGGVVGGSSFVLITILGVYLCKSNKVATVKPWATGLSGQLQKAFVTGVPKLKRAEVEAACEDFSNVVGSSSIGTIYKGTLSSGVEIAVASVGGKSAKDWSKNLEAQFRNMIGTLSKGNHKNFVNLLGYCEEEEPFTRMMVFEYAPNGTLFEHLHIKESEHLDWGMRLRIAMGMAYCLEHMHLMNPPMVHKNLNSSAVTLTEDYAAKICDFNFWNQMAAAEIEQSGIDLLNTASASRGPESNVYSFGVILFEMVTGRLPYSVDNGSVEDWASDYLXGEQPLREMVDPSLDSFQEEQVDRIGQVIKSCVHPDPRSRPPMREVAAMLWDITGITRDGATPKISPLWWAELEVLSTDAN; this is encoded by the exons ATGAGGCACAGTGGGCAAGCGAATCGCTGGCAGGATCCGGCTAGAGTGGGATTCTTGTTGGTGGTTTTTACGCTTTGCCAGAGTCTTGGCGCCTGCCGGTGCTTAAACGAAGAAG GCTTGGCTCTGTTGAGGGTAAGAGATAAGGTAGTCAGTGACCCTTTTGGAGCTTTGAGAAattggaaggaagatgatggaGAAATCGATCCATGCTCGTGGTTTGGCGTCGAGTGTTCTGATGGAAAAGTTGTGGCTTT GAACTTAAGAGATCTTTGTCTCGGAGGAACTCTGGCACCTGAGATTGGAAACCTGGTTCACATTAAAGCTAT AAATCTGCGTAACAACACTTTCTCTGGAGTCATTCCAGAAGCAATTGGTGAATTAAAGGAGCTGGAGGTGTTGGATTTGGGATACAATAACTTCAGTGGGCCACTCCCATATAAgcttggaaataatttttcgcTTGCAATCCT CCTTGTGGACAACAATGAGCTTCTAACTGCATCCTCTCCTGAAATCCAAGAGTTCACTTTGGCTTCTGAATCTCAAGTAGATGAGAACCTTCTGTCAATTGCCGCAAACAAATTAGCTTGCAAAATGAGATGCAATGCATG GAAAGTGGAACAAACAAGCAATGTCATTCACAGCAGAGTTCTTACTGTCACCCTGGGCAGCCCACAAAGAAGACATGGATACCATCCATTCCACCGACAGCACCTAACAAAAAAGGTCGCATGCCACCGGAATCACCAAGACAAGAAGTCCGATCCAGATCCCCACCCC GCCCCAACCCCAAGCCCACCCACGAACTCATCTGCATCTCCAGCTCCTGAGTTAACAAATATTTCACCACCACCAAAAGCAAAGTCAAGTCATCCAGCAATCATTGGTGGAGTGGTTGGAGGCTCGTCTTTTGTCTTGATTACCATCCTCGGTGTGTATCTTTGCAAAAGCAATAAGGTGGCCACTGTCAAACCTTGGGCCACAGGTTTAAGCGGACAGCTGCAGAAGGCATTTGTTACTg GTGTACCAAAGCTGAAGAGAGCAGAGGTTGAAGCAGCATGTGAAGATTTCAGCAATGTGGTCGGTTCTTCCTCCATTGGCACAATTTATAAAGGAACTTTATCAAGTGGTGTGGAAATTGCTGTGGCATCTGTTGGAGGAAAATCAGCGAAGGATTGGTCAAAGAATTTAGAAGCTCAGTTCAGAAATATG ATTGGCACTCTATCAAAAGGAAATCACAAGAATTTCGTCAATCTTCTCGGATACTGCGAGGAAGAGGAACCATTTACCAGGATGATGGTTTTTGAATACGCTCCCAATGGGACTCTCTTTGAGCATTTACATA TTAAAGAATCTGAGCACCTAGACTGGGGAATGAGGCTGAGAATTGCAATGGGCATGGCATATTGCCTCGAGCACATGCATTTGATGAACCCACCAATGGTGCACAAGAATTTGAACTCTTCAGCTGTCACCCTTACTGAAGATTACGCCGCCAAGATCTGTGACTTCAATTTCTGGAACCAAATGGCTGCAGCCGAGATTGAACAATCTGGAATAGACCTCTTAAACACTGCTTCTGCATCACGAGGGCCAGAGAGCAATGTTTACAGCTTCGGCGTAATACTGTTTGAAATGGTAACTGGTAGGCTTCCATATTCTGTAGATAATGGTTCCGTTGAAGATTGGGCTTCAGATTATT AAGGAGAACAACCTCTAAGGGAAATGGTGGATCCAAGTCTCGATTCTTTTCAAGAGGAACAGGTGGATAGAATTGGACAAGTGATAAAATCGTGCGTCCACCCTGATCCAAGAAGTAGACCACCAATGAGAGAAGTGGCGGCAATGTTGTGGGACATAACTGGAATCACTCGTGATGGGGCAACCCCGAAAATTTCTCCTCTTTGGTGGGCAGAACTCGAGGTTCTATCTACTGATGCAAACTAA
- the LOC104431690 gene encoding non-classical arabinogalactan protein 30-like, producing MAYTKLTIMLSSLILFQLASISSASATYENVPKKTVPKPVEVVVEGMVYCQSCKYFGTWSLDEAKPVGSAKVSVVCKNYKNRVTYYKTFQTEASGYFYAELKGYEMSHPVLDHPLHACRVKLVSSPLEGCNLLSNINYGMYGAPLRYEDKTLYRKESEAVVYAAGPLAFRPSYCPPEETHA from the coding sequence ATGGCTTACACCAAGCTCACCATCATGCTGTCCTCCCTCATCCTCTTCCAACTAGCTTCGATCTCCTCCGCGTCGGCGACCTACGAGAATGTCCCCAAAAAGACCGTCCCCAAGCCCGTGGAGGTCGTCGTGGAGGGCATGGTCTACTGCCAGAGCTGCAAGTACTTCGGCACGTGGTCCCTGGACGAGGCGAAGCCCGTCGGCTCGGCCAAGGTCAGCGTCGTTTGCAAGAACTACAAGAACCGCGTCACCTACTACAAGACCTTCCAGACCGAGGCGAGCGGCTACTTCTACGCCGAGCTCAAGGGCTACGAGATGAGCCACCCCGTCCTGGACCACCCGCTCCACGCTTGCCGCGTCAAGCTGGTCTCGTCGCCCCTCGAGGGATGCAACCTCTTGTCCAACATCAACTACGGGATGTACGGGGCCCCGCTCCGCTACGAGGACAAAACGCTGTACAGGAAGGAGTCCGAGGCGGTCGTCTATGCCGCGGGGCCGTTGGCTTTCCGCCCCTCGTATTGCCCTCCGGAAGAGACGCACGCTTGA